The following are from one region of the Cervus canadensis isolate Bull #8, Minnesota chromosome 23, ASM1932006v1, whole genome shotgun sequence genome:
- the LOC122425755 gene encoding 40S ribosomal protein S29-like translates to MGHQQLYWSHPRKFGQGPRSCRVCSNRHGLIRKYGLNTCRQCFRQYAKDIGFIKLD, encoded by the coding sequence ATGGGTCACCAGCAGCTCTACTGGAGCCATCCGAGAAAATTCGGCCAGGGTCCTCGCTCTTGCCGGGTCTGCTCAAACCGGCACGGTCTGATCCGGAAATACGGCCTCAATACATGCCGCCAGTGTTTCCGCCAGTATGCGAAGGACATTGGCTTCATTAAGTTGGACTAA